One Vidua chalybeata isolate OUT-0048 chromosome 13, bVidCha1 merged haplotype, whole genome shotgun sequence genomic window carries:
- the SERINC4 gene encoding serine incorporator 4 isoform X2, which translates to MAGTAARGHLLHPLLFQVGLGVWQGWERGWVGWVCWARLRSSAGPLGSPTDRAPPQLCCGCHGLRVSTSTRILYTLLHVLASAVCCLMLSRTVAQAITEKVPFSVVLCQHLPGGTDCEQLVGSSAVYRVCFGTACFHLAQAALLLNVRSSSDCRAQLHNGFWLLKLLVLVGLWAASFFIPEDNFIQGVSPTLSELAPWAPLLAPTCPVPSLPLSSSPSLALHRCLRWLRLHPHPAGADHSLCTHLEQELVSAGVPGGYVRTVTAHPLFRRLTGAAQDKRWYLAVLLATATFYTLASAAFAFLYKFYTHPAACHLNKALLAINGSLCGIMSFISITPCVRLKQPRSGLLQSSIISCYVMYLTFSALSSRPPERVLYQGQNLTVCFPGVRQDELQTEDTTVAVLGAAIMYACVLFACNEASYLAEVFGPLWMVKVYSFEFKKPSCCFCCPEKMEEELRGTDQTCEQVEESARGQFIIQDEQDRVVYSYSAFHFVFFLASLYVMMTLTNWFSYENAVLETTFTHGSWSAFWVKVSSCWACVLLYLWLLLSPFCLHGSPQHRHSSTGPRIVRRRRAPQRINIST; encoded by the exons ATGGCGGGCACAGCGGCACGGGGGCACCTCCTGCACCCGCTGCTTTTCCAGGTGGGACTTGGggtctggcagggctgggagcgaGGCTGGGTGGGTTGGgtgtgctgggccaggctgaGGAGCAGTGCTGGTCCCCTGGGATCCCCCACTGACCGtgcccctccccagctctgctgcgGTTGTCATGGGCTCCGCGTGTCCACGAGCACACGTATCCTCTACACGCTCCTGCATGTCCTGGcctctgctgtgtgctgcctCATGCTGTCCCGCACTGTGGCCCAGGCTATCACGGAGAAG GTGCCCTTCTCAGTGGTGCTGTGCCAACACCTGCCCGGGGGCACGGACTGCGAGCAGCTGGTGGGCTCCTCGGCCGTGTACCGGGTCTGTTTTGGCACTGCCTGCTTccacctggcacaggctgccctgctgctcaACGTGCGCTCCAGCTCTGACTGCCGTGCGCAGCTCCACAATGG GTTCTGGCTCCTGAaactgctggtgctggtgggcCTCTGGGCCGCAAGCTTCTTCATCCCTGAGGACAACTTCATCCAAGGTGTGTCCCCCACCCTATCCGAGCTggcaccctgggcacccctTTTGGCCCCCACTTGCCCTGTGCCATCTCTACCTCTGtcctcttcccccagcctggcacTACACAGGTGTCTGCGGTGGCTTCGCCTTCATCCTCATCCAGCTGGTGCTGATCACAGCCTTTGCACACACCTGGAACAAGAACTGGTGAGTGCTGGGGTGCCGGGTGGGTACGTGCGCACTGTCACTGCTCATCCACTCTTCCGCAGGCTGACAGGCGCTGCACAGGACAAGCGCTGGTATCTGGCCGTGCTGCTGGCCACGGCCACCTTCTACACCCTTGCCTCTGCCGCCTTCGCCTTCCTCTACAAGTTCTACACCCACCCAGCCGCCTGCCACCTCAACAAAGCACTGCTTGCCATCAATGGCAGCCTCTGTGGCATCATGTCTTTCATCTCCATCACACCGTGTGTGCGGCTCA AGCAGCCGCgctcagggctgctgcagtCCTCAATCATCAGCTGCTATGTGATGTACCTCACCTTCTCCGCACTGTCCAGCCGCCCTCCAGAGAGAg tgctgtaCCAGGGGCAGAACCTCACTGTCTGCTTCCCGGGGGTCCGGCAGGATGAGCTGCAGACAGAGGACACCACCGTGGCCGTGCTGGGCGCTGCCATCATGTACGCCTGCGTGCTCTTCGCATG CAATGAAGCCTCGTACCTCGCTGAGGTCTTTGGGCCCCTCTGGATGGTCAAAGTCTACAGCTTTGAGTTTAAA aaaCCTTCCTGTTGTTTCTGCTGCCCTGAGAAGATGGAGGAGGAGCTGAGAG GCACCGACCAGACGTGTGAGCAAGTAGAGGAGAGTGCCAGGGGACAGTTCATCATCCAGGATGAGCAGGACCGGGTGGTTTACAGCTATTCAGCTTTCCACTTTGTCTTCTTCCTTGCCTCGCTCTATGTTATGATGACACTCACCAACTGGTTCAG CTATGAGAATGCAGTGCTGGAGACCACCTTCACACATGGCAGCTGGTCAGCCTTCTGGGTGAAGGTGTCCTCGTGCTGGGCTTGTGTCCTGCTCtacctgtggctgctgctgagcccctTCTGCCTCCATGGCTCCCCACAGCACCGACACAGCAGTACAGGGCCACGCATCGTGCGGCGCCGACGTGCTCCACAGCGCATCAACATCTCCACATAG
- the SERINC4 gene encoding serine incorporator 4 isoform X1, with translation MAGTAARGHLLHPLLFQVGLGVWQGWERGWVGWVCWARLRSSAGPLGSPTDRAPPQLCCGCHGLRVSTSTRILYTLLHVLASAVCCLMLSRTVAQAITEKVPFSVVLCQHLPGGTDCEQLVGSSAVYRVCFGTACFHLAQAALLLNVRSSSDCRAQLHNGFWLLKLLVLVGLWAASFFIPEDNFIQGVSPTLSELAPWAPLLAPTCPVPSLPLSSSPSLALHRCLRWLRLHPHPAGADHSLCTHLEQELADRRCTGQALVSGRAAGHGHLLHPCLCRLRLPLQVLHPPSRLPPQQSTACHQWQPLWHHVFHLHHTVCAAQAAALRAAAVLNHQLLCDVPHLLRTVQPPSRERWVSLSTTSSPRRDACPSHLHLPAVLYQGQNLTVCFPGVRQDELQTEDTTVAVLGAAIMYACVLFACNEASYLAEVFGPLWMVKVYSFEFKKPSCCFCCPEKMEEELRGTDQTCEQVEESARGQFIIQDEQDRVVYSYSAFHFVFFLASLYVMMTLTNWFSYENAVLETTFTHGSWSAFWVKVSSCWACVLLYLWLLLSPFCLHGSPQHRHSSTGPRIVRRRRAPQRINIST, from the exons ATGGCGGGCACAGCGGCACGGGGGCACCTCCTGCACCCGCTGCTTTTCCAGGTGGGACTTGGggtctggcagggctgggagcgaGGCTGGGTGGGTTGGgtgtgctgggccaggctgaGGAGCAGTGCTGGTCCCCTGGGATCCCCCACTGACCGtgcccctccccagctctgctgcgGTTGTCATGGGCTCCGCGTGTCCACGAGCACACGTATCCTCTACACGCTCCTGCATGTCCTGGcctctgctgtgtgctgcctCATGCTGTCCCGCACTGTGGCCCAGGCTATCACGGAGAAG GTGCCCTTCTCAGTGGTGCTGTGCCAACACCTGCCCGGGGGCACGGACTGCGAGCAGCTGGTGGGCTCCTCGGCCGTGTACCGGGTCTGTTTTGGCACTGCCTGCTTccacctggcacaggctgccctgctgctcaACGTGCGCTCCAGCTCTGACTGCCGTGCGCAGCTCCACAATGG GTTCTGGCTCCTGAaactgctggtgctggtgggcCTCTGGGCCGCAAGCTTCTTCATCCCTGAGGACAACTTCATCCAAGGTGTGTCCCCCACCCTATCCGAGCTggcaccctgggcacccctTTTGGCCCCCACTTGCCCTGTGCCATCTCTACCTCTGtcctcttcccccagcctggcacTACACAGGTGTCTGCGGTGGCTTCGCCTTCATCCTCATCCAGCTGGTGCTGATCACAGCCTTTGCACACACCTGGAACAAGAACTG GCTGACAGGCGCTGCACAGGACAAGCGCTGGTATCTGGCCGTGCTGCTGGCCACGGCCACCTTCTACACCCTTGCCTCTGCCGCCTTCGCCTTCCTCTACAAGTTCTACACCCACCCAGCCGCCTGCCACCTCAACAAAGCACTGCTTGCCATCAATGGCAGCCTCTGTGGCATCATGTCTTTCATCTCCATCACACCGTGTGTGCGGCTCA AGCAGCCGCgctcagggctgctgcagtCCTCAATCATCAGCTGCTATGTGATGTACCTCACCTTCTCCGCACTGTCCAGCCGCCCTCCAGAGAGAggtgggtgtccctgtccaccACCAGCAGTCCCCGCCGCGATGCATGCCCTTCTCACCTCcacctccctgcagtgctgtaCCAGGGGCAGAACCTCACTGTCTGCTTCCCGGGGGTCCGGCAGGATGAGCTGCAGACAGAGGACACCACCGTGGCCGTGCTGGGCGCTGCCATCATGTACGCCTGCGTGCTCTTCGCATG CAATGAAGCCTCGTACCTCGCTGAGGTCTTTGGGCCCCTCTGGATGGTCAAAGTCTACAGCTTTGAGTTTAAA aaaCCTTCCTGTTGTTTCTGCTGCCCTGAGAAGATGGAGGAGGAGCTGAGAG GCACCGACCAGACGTGTGAGCAAGTAGAGGAGAGTGCCAGGGGACAGTTCATCATCCAGGATGAGCAGGACCGGGTGGTTTACAGCTATTCAGCTTTCCACTTTGTCTTCTTCCTTGCCTCGCTCTATGTTATGATGACACTCACCAACTGGTTCAG CTATGAGAATGCAGTGCTGGAGACCACCTTCACACATGGCAGCTGGTCAGCCTTCTGGGTGAAGGTGTCCTCGTGCTGGGCTTGTGTCCTGCTCtacctgtggctgctgctgagcccctTCTGCCTCCATGGCTCCCCACAGCACCGACACAGCAGTACAGGGCCACGCATCGTGCGGCGCCGACGTGCTCCACAGCGCATCAACATCTCCACATAG
- the SERINC4 gene encoding serine incorporator 4 isoform X6 codes for MAGTAARGHLLHPLLFQVGLGVWQGWERGWVGWVCWARLRSSAGPLGSPTDRAPPQLCCGCHGLRVSTSTRILYTLLHVLASAVCCLMLSRTVAQAITEKVPFSVVLCQHLPGGTDCEQLVGSSAVYRVCFGTACFHLAQAALLLNVRSSSDCRAQLHNGFWLLKLLVLVGLWAASFFIPEDNFIQGVSPTLSELAPWAPLLAPTCPVPSLPLSSSPSLALHRCLRWLRLHPHPAGADHSLCTHLEQELADRRCTGQALVSGRAAGHGHLLHPCLCRLRLPLQVLHPPSRLPPQQSTACHQWQPLWHHVFHLHHTVCAAQAAALRAAAVLNHQLLCDVPHLLRTVQPPSRERWVSLSTTSSPRRDACPSHLHLPAVLYQGQNLTVCFPGVRQDELQTEDTTVAVLGAAIMYACVLFACNEASYLAEVFGPLWMVKVYSFEFKKPSCCFCCPEKMEEELRAMRMQCWRPPSHMAAGQPSG; via the exons ATGGCGGGCACAGCGGCACGGGGGCACCTCCTGCACCCGCTGCTTTTCCAGGTGGGACTTGGggtctggcagggctgggagcgaGGCTGGGTGGGTTGGgtgtgctgggccaggctgaGGAGCAGTGCTGGTCCCCTGGGATCCCCCACTGACCGtgcccctccccagctctgctgcgGTTGTCATGGGCTCCGCGTGTCCACGAGCACACGTATCCTCTACACGCTCCTGCATGTCCTGGcctctgctgtgtgctgcctCATGCTGTCCCGCACTGTGGCCCAGGCTATCACGGAGAAG GTGCCCTTCTCAGTGGTGCTGTGCCAACACCTGCCCGGGGGCACGGACTGCGAGCAGCTGGTGGGCTCCTCGGCCGTGTACCGGGTCTGTTTTGGCACTGCCTGCTTccacctggcacaggctgccctgctgctcaACGTGCGCTCCAGCTCTGACTGCCGTGCGCAGCTCCACAATGG GTTCTGGCTCCTGAaactgctggtgctggtgggcCTCTGGGCCGCAAGCTTCTTCATCCCTGAGGACAACTTCATCCAAGGTGTGTCCCCCACCCTATCCGAGCTggcaccctgggcacccctTTTGGCCCCCACTTGCCCTGTGCCATCTCTACCTCTGtcctcttcccccagcctggcacTACACAGGTGTCTGCGGTGGCTTCGCCTTCATCCTCATCCAGCTGGTGCTGATCACAGCCTTTGCACACACCTGGAACAAGAACTG GCTGACAGGCGCTGCACAGGACAAGCGCTGGTATCTGGCCGTGCTGCTGGCCACGGCCACCTTCTACACCCTTGCCTCTGCCGCCTTCGCCTTCCTCTACAAGTTCTACACCCACCCAGCCGCCTGCCACCTCAACAAAGCACTGCTTGCCATCAATGGCAGCCTCTGTGGCATCATGTCTTTCATCTCCATCACACCGTGTGTGCGGCTCA AGCAGCCGCgctcagggctgctgcagtCCTCAATCATCAGCTGCTATGTGATGTACCTCACCTTCTCCGCACTGTCCAGCCGCCCTCCAGAGAGAggtgggtgtccctgtccaccACCAGCAGTCCCCGCCGCGATGCATGCCCTTCTCACCTCcacctccctgcagtgctgtaCCAGGGGCAGAACCTCACTGTCTGCTTCCCGGGGGTCCGGCAGGATGAGCTGCAGACAGAGGACACCACCGTGGCCGTGCTGGGCGCTGCCATCATGTACGCCTGCGTGCTCTTCGCATG CAATGAAGCCTCGTACCTCGCTGAGGTCTTTGGGCCCCTCTGGATGGTCAAAGTCTACAGCTTTGAGTTTAAA aaaCCTTCCTGTTGTTTCTGCTGCCCTGAGAAGATGGAGGAGGAGCTGAGAG CTATGAGAATGCAGTGCTGGAGACCACCTTCACACATGGCAGCTGGTCAGCCTTCTGGGTGA
- the SERINC4 gene encoding serine incorporator 4 isoform X5 — protein MAGTAARGHLLHPLLFQVGLGVWQGWERGWVGWVCWARLRSSAGPLGSPTDRAPPQLCCGCHGLRVSTSTRILYTLLHVLASAVCCLMLSRTVAQAITEKVPFSVVLCQHLPGGTDCEQLVGSSAVYRVCFGTACFHLAQAALLLNVRSSSDCRAQLHNGFWLLKLLVLVGLWAASFFIPEDNFIQGVSPTLSELAPWAPLLAPTCPVPSLPLSSSPSLALHRCLRWLRLHPHPAGADHSLCTHLEQELADRRCTGQALVSGRAAGHGHLLHPCLCRLRLPLQVLHPPSRLPPQQSTACHQWQPLWHHVFHLHHTVCAAQAAALRAAAVLNHQLLCDVPHLLRTVQPPSRERWVSLSTTSSPRRDACPSHLHLPAVLYQGQNLTVCFPGVRQDELQTEDTTVAVLGAAIMYACVLFAWCVHPAGRSRPTRHHLAARGVPRGGRTRAAMKPRTSLRSLGPSGWSKSTALSLKNLPVVSAALRRWRRS, from the exons ATGGCGGGCACAGCGGCACGGGGGCACCTCCTGCACCCGCTGCTTTTCCAGGTGGGACTTGGggtctggcagggctgggagcgaGGCTGGGTGGGTTGGgtgtgctgggccaggctgaGGAGCAGTGCTGGTCCCCTGGGATCCCCCACTGACCGtgcccctccccagctctgctgcgGTTGTCATGGGCTCCGCGTGTCCACGAGCACACGTATCCTCTACACGCTCCTGCATGTCCTGGcctctgctgtgtgctgcctCATGCTGTCCCGCACTGTGGCCCAGGCTATCACGGAGAAG GTGCCCTTCTCAGTGGTGCTGTGCCAACACCTGCCCGGGGGCACGGACTGCGAGCAGCTGGTGGGCTCCTCGGCCGTGTACCGGGTCTGTTTTGGCACTGCCTGCTTccacctggcacaggctgccctgctgctcaACGTGCGCTCCAGCTCTGACTGCCGTGCGCAGCTCCACAATGG GTTCTGGCTCCTGAaactgctggtgctggtgggcCTCTGGGCCGCAAGCTTCTTCATCCCTGAGGACAACTTCATCCAAGGTGTGTCCCCCACCCTATCCGAGCTggcaccctgggcacccctTTTGGCCCCCACTTGCCCTGTGCCATCTCTACCTCTGtcctcttcccccagcctggcacTACACAGGTGTCTGCGGTGGCTTCGCCTTCATCCTCATCCAGCTGGTGCTGATCACAGCCTTTGCACACACCTGGAACAAGAACTG GCTGACAGGCGCTGCACAGGACAAGCGCTGGTATCTGGCCGTGCTGCTGGCCACGGCCACCTTCTACACCCTTGCCTCTGCCGCCTTCGCCTTCCTCTACAAGTTCTACACCCACCCAGCCGCCTGCCACCTCAACAAAGCACTGCTTGCCATCAATGGCAGCCTCTGTGGCATCATGTCTTTCATCTCCATCACACCGTGTGTGCGGCTCA AGCAGCCGCgctcagggctgctgcagtCCTCAATCATCAGCTGCTATGTGATGTACCTCACCTTCTCCGCACTGTCCAGCCGCCCTCCAGAGAGAggtgggtgtccctgtccaccACCAGCAGTCCCCGCCGCGATGCATGCCCTTCTCACCTCcacctccctgcagtgctgtaCCAGGGGCAGAACCTCACTGTCTGCTTCCCGGGGGTCCGGCAGGATGAGCTGCAGACAGAGGACACCACCGTGGCCGTGCTGGGCGCTGCCATCATGTACGCCTGCGTGCTCTTCGCATGGTGCGTGCACCCTGCCGGGCGCAGCCGGCCCACCCGGCACCACCTGGCAGCCAGGGGTGTCCCGAGGGGTGGCAGGACAAGAGCAG CAATGAAGCCTCGTACCTCGCTGAGGTCTTTGGGCCCCTCTGGATGGTCAAAGTCTACAGCTTTGAGTTTAAA aaaCCTTCCTGTTGTTTCTGCTGCCCTGAGAAGATGGAGGAGGAGCTGA
- the SERINC4 gene encoding serine incorporator 4 isoform X4, which translates to MAGTAARGHLLHPLLFQLCCGCHGLRVSTSTRILYTLLHVLASAVCCLMLSRTVAQAITEKVPFSVVLCQHLPGGTDCEQLVGSSAVYRVCFGTACFHLAQAALLLNVRSSSDCRAQLHNGFWLLKLLVLVGLWAASFFIPEDNFIQAWHYTGVCGGFAFILIQLVLITAFAHTWNKNWLTGAAQDKRWYLAVLLATATFYTLASAAFAFLYKFYTHPAACHLNKALLAINGSLCGIMSFISITPCVRLKQPRSGLLQSSIISCYVMYLTFSALSSRPPERVLYQGQNLTVCFPGVRQDELQTEDTTVAVLGAAIMYACVLFACNEASYLAEVFGPLWMVKVYSFEFKKPSCCFCCPEKMEEELRGTDQTCEQVEESARGQFIIQDEQDRVVYSYSAFHFVFFLASLYVMMTLTNWFSYENAVLETTFTHGSWSAFWVKVSSCWACVLLYLWLLLSPFCLHGSPQHRHSSTGPRIVRRRRAPQRINIST; encoded by the exons ATGGCGGGCACAGCGGCACGGGGGCACCTCCTGCACCCGCTGCTTTTCCAG ctctgctgcgGTTGTCATGGGCTCCGCGTGTCCACGAGCACACGTATCCTCTACACGCTCCTGCATGTCCTGGcctctgctgtgtgctgcctCATGCTGTCCCGCACTGTGGCCCAGGCTATCACGGAGAAG GTGCCCTTCTCAGTGGTGCTGTGCCAACACCTGCCCGGGGGCACGGACTGCGAGCAGCTGGTGGGCTCCTCGGCCGTGTACCGGGTCTGTTTTGGCACTGCCTGCTTccacctggcacaggctgccctgctgctcaACGTGCGCTCCAGCTCTGACTGCCGTGCGCAGCTCCACAATGG GTTCTGGCTCCTGAaactgctggtgctggtgggcCTCTGGGCCGCAAGCTTCTTCATCCCTGAGGACAACTTCATCCAAG cctggcacTACACAGGTGTCTGCGGTGGCTTCGCCTTCATCCTCATCCAGCTGGTGCTGATCACAGCCTTTGCACACACCTGGAACAAGAACTG GCTGACAGGCGCTGCACAGGACAAGCGCTGGTATCTGGCCGTGCTGCTGGCCACGGCCACCTTCTACACCCTTGCCTCTGCCGCCTTCGCCTTCCTCTACAAGTTCTACACCCACCCAGCCGCCTGCCACCTCAACAAAGCACTGCTTGCCATCAATGGCAGCCTCTGTGGCATCATGTCTTTCATCTCCATCACACCGTGTGTGCGGCTCA AGCAGCCGCgctcagggctgctgcagtCCTCAATCATCAGCTGCTATGTGATGTACCTCACCTTCTCCGCACTGTCCAGCCGCCCTCCAGAGAGAg tgctgtaCCAGGGGCAGAACCTCACTGTCTGCTTCCCGGGGGTCCGGCAGGATGAGCTGCAGACAGAGGACACCACCGTGGCCGTGCTGGGCGCTGCCATCATGTACGCCTGCGTGCTCTTCGCATG CAATGAAGCCTCGTACCTCGCTGAGGTCTTTGGGCCCCTCTGGATGGTCAAAGTCTACAGCTTTGAGTTTAAA aaaCCTTCCTGTTGTTTCTGCTGCCCTGAGAAGATGGAGGAGGAGCTGAGAG GCACCGACCAGACGTGTGAGCAAGTAGAGGAGAGTGCCAGGGGACAGTTCATCATCCAGGATGAGCAGGACCGGGTGGTTTACAGCTATTCAGCTTTCCACTTTGTCTTCTTCCTTGCCTCGCTCTATGTTATGATGACACTCACCAACTGGTTCAG CTATGAGAATGCAGTGCTGGAGACCACCTTCACACATGGCAGCTGGTCAGCCTTCTGGGTGAAGGTGTCCTCGTGCTGGGCTTGTGTCCTGCTCtacctgtggctgctgctgagcccctTCTGCCTCCATGGCTCCCCACAGCACCGACACAGCAGTACAGGGCCACGCATCGTGCGGCGCCGACGTGCTCCACAGCGCATCAACATCTCCACATAG
- the SERINC4 gene encoding serine incorporator 4 isoform X3 has product MAGTAARGHLLHPLLFQLCCGCHGLRVSTSTRILYTLLHVLASAVCCLMLSRTVAQAITEKVPFSVVLCQHLPGGTDCEQLVGSSAVYRVCFGTACFHLAQAALLLNVRSSSDCRAQLHNGFWLLKLLVLVGLWAASFFIPEDNFIQGVSPTLSELAPWAPLLAPTCPVPSLPLSSSPSLALHRCLRWLRLHPHPAGADHSLCTHLEQELADRRCTGQALVSGRAAGHGHLLHPCLCRLRLPLQVLHPPSRLPPQQSTACHQWQPLWHHVFHLHHTVCAAQAAALRAAAVLNHQLLCDVPHLLRTVQPPSRERWVSLSTTSSPRRDACPSHLHLPAVLYQGQNLTVCFPGVRQDELQTEDTTVAVLGAAIMYACVLFACNEASYLAEVFGPLWMVKVYSFEFKKPSCCFCCPEKMEEELRGTDQTCEQVEESARGQFIIQDEQDRVVYSYSAFHFVFFLASLYVMMTLTNWFSYENAVLETTFTHGSWSAFWVKVSSCWACVLLYLWLLLSPFCLHGSPQHRHSSTGPRIVRRRRAPQRINIST; this is encoded by the exons ATGGCGGGCACAGCGGCACGGGGGCACCTCCTGCACCCGCTGCTTTTCCAG ctctgctgcgGTTGTCATGGGCTCCGCGTGTCCACGAGCACACGTATCCTCTACACGCTCCTGCATGTCCTGGcctctgctgtgtgctgcctCATGCTGTCCCGCACTGTGGCCCAGGCTATCACGGAGAAG GTGCCCTTCTCAGTGGTGCTGTGCCAACACCTGCCCGGGGGCACGGACTGCGAGCAGCTGGTGGGCTCCTCGGCCGTGTACCGGGTCTGTTTTGGCACTGCCTGCTTccacctggcacaggctgccctgctgctcaACGTGCGCTCCAGCTCTGACTGCCGTGCGCAGCTCCACAATGG GTTCTGGCTCCTGAaactgctggtgctggtgggcCTCTGGGCCGCAAGCTTCTTCATCCCTGAGGACAACTTCATCCAAGGTGTGTCCCCCACCCTATCCGAGCTggcaccctgggcacccctTTTGGCCCCCACTTGCCCTGTGCCATCTCTACCTCTGtcctcttcccccagcctggcacTACACAGGTGTCTGCGGTGGCTTCGCCTTCATCCTCATCCAGCTGGTGCTGATCACAGCCTTTGCACACACCTGGAACAAGAACTG GCTGACAGGCGCTGCACAGGACAAGCGCTGGTATCTGGCCGTGCTGCTGGCCACGGCCACCTTCTACACCCTTGCCTCTGCCGCCTTCGCCTTCCTCTACAAGTTCTACACCCACCCAGCCGCCTGCCACCTCAACAAAGCACTGCTTGCCATCAATGGCAGCCTCTGTGGCATCATGTCTTTCATCTCCATCACACCGTGTGTGCGGCTCA AGCAGCCGCgctcagggctgctgcagtCCTCAATCATCAGCTGCTATGTGATGTACCTCACCTTCTCCGCACTGTCCAGCCGCCCTCCAGAGAGAggtgggtgtccctgtccaccACCAGCAGTCCCCGCCGCGATGCATGCCCTTCTCACCTCcacctccctgcagtgctgtaCCAGGGGCAGAACCTCACTGTCTGCTTCCCGGGGGTCCGGCAGGATGAGCTGCAGACAGAGGACACCACCGTGGCCGTGCTGGGCGCTGCCATCATGTACGCCTGCGTGCTCTTCGCATG CAATGAAGCCTCGTACCTCGCTGAGGTCTTTGGGCCCCTCTGGATGGTCAAAGTCTACAGCTTTGAGTTTAAA aaaCCTTCCTGTTGTTTCTGCTGCCCTGAGAAGATGGAGGAGGAGCTGAGAG GCACCGACCAGACGTGTGAGCAAGTAGAGGAGAGTGCCAGGGGACAGTTCATCATCCAGGATGAGCAGGACCGGGTGGTTTACAGCTATTCAGCTTTCCACTTTGTCTTCTTCCTTGCCTCGCTCTATGTTATGATGACACTCACCAACTGGTTCAG CTATGAGAATGCAGTGCTGGAGACCACCTTCACACATGGCAGCTGGTCAGCCTTCTGGGTGAAGGTGTCCTCGTGCTGGGCTTGTGTCCTGCTCtacctgtggctgctgctgagcccctTCTGCCTCCATGGCTCCCCACAGCACCGACACAGCAGTACAGGGCCACGCATCGTGCGGCGCCGACGTGCTCCACAGCGCATCAACATCTCCACATAG
- the SERF2 gene encoding small EDRK-rich factor 2 — MTRGNQRELARQKNLKKQSDSGKGKRRDDGLSAAARKQRDSEIMQQKQKKADEKKEGNK, encoded by the exons ATGACCC GCGGGAACCAGCGCGAACTGGCTCGGCAGAAGAACCTGAAGAAGCAGAGCGACTCGGGCAAGGGCAAGCGGCGGGACGACGGGCTCTCGGCTGCCGCCCGCAAGCAGAG GGACTCGGAGATcatgcagcagaagcagaagaaggCCGACGAGAAGAAGGAGGGCAACAAGTAG